GCCCTGTGCTCGGCACGGCGTTCGCCGGCTGCGGCAGGGTACGTACCCCGTCGTCCGGGAAGACCGCCTGCTCGACCGTCCGCCCCGGGGCGTACGCTCCGATCAGCGCGTCGGTCCGGCCCATCAGCCGGTCGGAGCGCTCGGCGGCGGTCAGCTGCCCGCTACGGTGGACCACGTCCGCGCCGGCCACGCCCAGCACCGGTAGCGCGACCATGGCCACCACCAGGGCGCTGCGGCCGCTCGCCCGCCGTGCGTCCCGGCGGGCGATCCGCAGCGCGGCCCGCCACGACCGGGCGCTCACCGGGCGGCCTCGATCCGCGCCTGCACGGACCGGTCGGTGATCGGCCGATGCACCGACTGGTCCGTGATCCGGCCGTCGCGCAGGTACACCACCCGGTCCGCCCACGCCGCGTGCGCCGCGTCGTGGGTGACCATCACCACCGCCGCCCCCGCGTCACAGCGCGCCCGCAGGACGCCGAGCACCGCATCACCGGTGGCGGAGTCCAGCGCCCCGGTCGGCTCGTCCGCCAGCACCAGCCGGCGCTCGCCGATCAGGGCGCGGGCTATCGCCACCCGCTGCTGCTGACCGCCCGACATGCCGTCGGGGAAGCGGTCGGCCAGTTCGCCGATGCCCAGCTCCGCCAGTGCGGCCAGCGCCTCCGTCCGGGCGGTGCGGGTCGAGGCGC
The window above is part of the Kitasatospora sp. HUAS MG31 genome. Proteins encoded here:
- a CDS encoding ABC transporter ATP-binding protein, coding for MSGSNAQAVLRLEGVSRVHGDGAAEVYALQEVDLTVHAGEFLAVMGPSGSGKSTLLALAGGLDRPTAGRVLVEGTPLEGLSRSRLADARRRSVGYVFQDYNLIPALTAAENIALPRELDGASTRTARTEALAALAELGIGELADRFPDGMSGGQQQRVAIARALIGERRLVLADEPTGALDSATGDAVLGVLRARCDAGAAVVMVTHDAAHAAWADRVVYLRDGRITDQSVHRPITDRSVQARIEAAR